Below is a window of Undibacterium sp. YM2 DNA.
CCAGTCAGTGTCCTTGACGATTTGCTCCAGTTCATCGGCTGAGCGCCCGGCAGCATAGGCACCACCAACGACGGCACCTATGCTGGTGCCAACCACCATATCCACAGGCACACGCATTTTGCGCAAGGCGCGCAATACGCCTATATGGGCAAAGCCACGCGCACCGCCACCGGACAGCACCAGGGCGACTTTGGGACGCGTCGTTTGTATATTGGCCGCAGGGCTGGCGTTTGGAACTTCGCCATTGACTTGCGCCTGGCTGTCAAATGTAAACAAGCTGGCTGCCAGGCAGGCAATGGCCAACAGGACTCGGGACAATGACATGAGCTGAAGCTTTCTGTAGAAATGTGGTGTGCGGGTCTGTTGTTACAGACCGCAATCACCAGCATGTTTCGCAAAAGACCGCAGTATATACGTATCGCCTTGTCCGATGATGGGCAGCTTGCTAATTCAGAGTTTCTGGTTTGATTGTTTGGCTTAATTGCCTAGCTTGGTTATCTCGTTCAGTTATCCTCATTAACCAGTGCGGTCAGGATATGGTCGCGCCAGACGCCGTTGATCTTGAGATAAGACTTGGCATAGCCTTCTTTTTCAAAGCCCAGACGCTCCAGCAAAGCGCCGCTACGCTGGTTTTCTGGTACATAGTTGGCCATGACGCGATGCAGCCCCTGCTCTTGGAACATATAGGCTATGCCAGCCCGTACGGCTTCCTGCATATAACCCTGGCCTTGCTGCTGTTCTGCAATGGCATAACCCATGTGGCAGGCATGAAAAGCGCCGCGGACAATATTGCTGAAATTGCAGATGCCTATCATGGTCTGGTCCTGGCACACCGCAAAATGCATGGCCAGTCCAGCGTCCATGAGACGGGAACTGGCCAGCAGTCTTTCTTCACATTTTTCCAGTGAGAAAAAATCTTCATCACGGGCCGGTTCCCATGGTGCCAGGTGGGCACGGTTGAGCAGCAAATATTGCTGCATCATCGAGGCATGTTCGGGCATCAATACCCGTAATTGCAGACGCGCAGTCGCGATTGCTTCTTTATTCATAGTGCGAGGGATAAGATTATTGAGTGCTTGCCGCTTCATCGAGCATGGTCACGCCAGGCAGGTCGCAAGCCAGCACAGCCTTGCGTATGGCTTCAATCGCCGCCTGACGGGTAAAACTCTTGCGCCAGGCAATCACGACGCGACGGTCTGGTGCTGGTGCAGTGAAAGGCAGGTAGCGCAGCATGCCATCTTTGGCATCCATGTCAGGTACCGACGCCATCGGCAATACCGTGATGCCTATGCCGGACGCCACCATGTGGCGTATGGTTTCCAGTGACGAACCTTCAAAGGTCCTGGCAATGCCGTCACCCGTTGTCGAGAAGCGCGACATCTCAGGGCAAACCTCCAGCACCTGATCGCGGAAGCAATGACCATTACCCAGCAAGAGCATGGTTTCTGACTTCAATTCTTCGGCTGACACTTCATCGCGGCCTGCCCAGGCATGGTCTTTTGGCATGGCAACCACAAAAGGTTCGTCATACAGCGGCTGTATCATCATGCCCTGATCAGGCAGGGGCAGGGCCATGATGGCAGCATCAAGCTCACCCTGGCGCAGTAGCTCCATGAGCTTCACAGTGAAATTCTCTTGCAGCACCAAAGGCATCTGCGGCACCTGCTGTATCATGGTTTTCACCAGGGTAGGCAGCAGGTAGGGGCCTATCGTATAAATGACGCCAAGGCGGAAAGGGCCAGCCAGCGGGTCTTTGTTTTGTTTGGCGATTTCCTTGATGGCAGCGGTTTGTTCCAGCACACGTTCAGCCTGGGCAACAATCTGTGCACCTAGCGGGGTGGTGGATACCTCGGTGCCGCCACGTTCAAAAATAGTGACGCCCAGTTCATCTTCGAGTTTTTTGATGGCGACAGACAGCGTAGGCTGGGCGACAAAACAGGCTTCTGCCGCATGGCCAAAATGTTTTTGCCGGGCTACGGCAACAATATATTTTAATTCTGTAAGTGTCATGACGTTAGTTTGGCACAGACTGAGAGCAGCGTCAGCAAGTGCTTTGTACAGGTAGCAAATTTTTTCCTGAATTTAACAATGACAGGGGGAGTATTTTTTAACAATCATACCGTATATACGATATCTGGCTGTTTTGGCGCATACTCTGCCAGAAACTAAATTGTGGATGTGATACTTGCTATTTTCAAAACGCTTGATCTGGCGCAGTATGTCCAGTTTCGCTTGTGCTAAGCGACCGGGGAGTGCGGGGAGTGGCTAGATGTGCCACTCCCTTTTAAATCTGCAGATTCTTCTATGTATTCAGCTCAGCCTTTAGACTGGCTCATGGCCTTGGTTAGCTCCAGGTGACCTTGTGCCGCACCGCTTTCTGGCACAGCCTCTCCATCACGCTGGCGCACTTCCGCCAGACGCGCAGCCAGTTGCTCAGGTGCATCATCCCCACGACCCACCCAGACACCCTGGGTCAGCGTGATATTCGCGGCTTCAAAACTGCCTGCACCTGCGCACAGGATGGCGCGGGAGGGGGCTTGCTCAGACGCCAGCACCAGCATCGCAGGTACCACATCTGATGGTTGCAACGCCGCCAGGAACTCTGCCGGGAACAGGCTTTCAGTCATGCGGGTTGCCGCCGTCGGTGCCAGGCTATTCACGCGGATATCATACTTGGCCCCTTCCAATGCCAGCGTCTGCATCAGCCCGACCAGGGCCAGCTTGGCAGCACCATAGTTGGATTGGCCAAAATTGCCATACAGGCCGGACGAAGAAGTCGTCATCACGATGCGGCCATATTTTTGTTCTGTCATGATGGCCCAGACTGCCTTGCAGCAATGCACCGCACCCATCAGATGCACATCCAGCACCAGTTTAAAGTCGGCGATATCCATCTTGGCAAAGCTCTTGTCGCGCAAGATACCGGCGTTATTGACCAGGATATCAATCCGCCCCCATTGCGCCATGGTCTCTGCCACCATGGCTTGTACAGCTTCAAAATCGGTGACCGATGCGCCATTGGCTATCGCCTCGCCACCAGCCGCCCGGATTTCTTCGACCACGGCCAGTGCTGCGGCAGAAGAGCCGCCGGAACCATCACGCGCACCACCCAGATCATTGACCACCACTTTGGCACCACGCGCAGCCAGTGCCAGCGCATGTTCACGTCCCAAACCACCACCTGCACCTGTTACGATGGCAACACGGCCTTTGAAGTCTATTGTCATTTCTTCTCCTGATTTAATTTTTGGATTTGCCTGGCTAGACACAGGCTGCTGAGTGTATTCCAGCTTCAGGAATTGATCAAAATCTTTTCCATGACATGCGAATCTAAATTAAAGATTGACTTCTTCTTTTCCAGAACTTTAAAGCCATTGCGCATATAAAAAGCCAGTCCACTCTTAGTGCTGTTCAGTCTTAATTTTTCCAAATGCAGGTTCTTTGCACGCTCTTCCATCGTTGTCAACATTGCCTTGCCAATGCCTGAATACAGCGCTTCTTTCAACACATAGCATAGGGAAATATATCCTTTGTTATCCATCATGGAAAAACCAAGAATTTGAGTGCCTGATGACGCGTCTGACTCTGCCACTAATGAATAAGAGTCCTCCGCATTGATCCATGCCACCAGATTTGGCACAGTTTTATTTTTAAGCCATTTTTCCAGAATCAAAGCGTCATTTTGGTGGTCTGAAATGCAACACTCGGTGATGGACAGGCGCAACACCTCGCACACTTGGCTGGCATCATGCTCATGCGCCTCACGAATGGAACTGTTCATGCAAATCTACTTCAACTTCTTTTGCATGATGATCGCACCGCCAAATTCCGGGTTCAGCTCATACGGCGCAAAGCCTTCTGCGCGATACATATTTTGCGCACGGGTATTGCCCTCCAATACTTCCAGCGTCATCTTGCAATAACCCAGTTGTTCAGAGAGGGCGGTCAGGTGCTGCATCATTTGATTGCCTATGCCCTTGCCGCGAAAATCAGGATGCACGGCAAAGTCGTGGATATTCAATAAGGACTTGCAGGCAAAGGTAGAAAAGCCTTCTATGCAAATCGCAAAACCGGCAGTCTGATCATTCACATAAGCGAGTATGGCGCGCACGGTATTGCGTTTTTTGAGTTCAGTGATGAGATTGGCTTGCGCATAATCAGACAGGGCTTCGCCGCCGCCCATGGGATCGAGCGCATACATATTGAGCATGCTGACCAGGTCCTTGGCATGCTGCGGATTATTGACATCAACATCGACGATATTCAACATAGTTTTTATACTCGTAAAAATTCTTCTTTATATCCCAGCCAGCGCTCCAGATGAGCCGCAACGGTGACCGGGTCATTTTTCAATAAATCATCGGCCAGGTTGCGTGCCTTATCGACCAGCCATTGATCGGTTTCCAGGTTGGCAAAGCGTAACATGGCTTCACCGGATTGGCGTGCACCGAGGAATTCACCGGGGCCGCGCAATTCCAGGTCCTTGCGGGCAATTTCAAAACCATCATTACTCTCGCGCATCGTGGCCAGCCTTTGTTTGGCAGTACCACCCAGGGGGCCTTGATACAGCAGCAGGCAGACACTGGCTGCGGCACCACGGCCTACGCGGCCACGTAGTTGGTGCAATTGCGACAGGCCAAACCGTTCAGCATGTTCGATTACCATCAGGCTGGCATTCGGTACATCGACACCAACTTCTATCACCGTGGTAGCCACTAGCACCTGGCTGTCATTACGAATAAATGCCTCCATCGTGGCCTGCTTTTCTGCTGGTTTCAGGCGGCCATGGACCAGGCCCACCTTCAATCCCGGCAAGGCTTCAGCAAGCATGGTGTGCGTGTCAGTTGCGGTTTGCAGTTGCAGGGTTTCTGATTCTTCTATCAACGGGCAAACCCAGTAGACTTGTTTGCCTTCCTGCCCTGCTGCCTGCACGCGGGCGATGACTTCATCGCGGCGGTTTTGGTCAATGACACGGGTGACGATAGGTGTGCGACCTGGTGGTAGTTCATCAATGATGGATACTTCCAGGTCAGCGTAGTAAGTCATCGCCAGTGTGCGCGGGATAGGCGTGGCCGACATCATCAGTTGATGTGGTACCTTGCCAGCTTCGGTCTTGTTGGCCAGGTTAAGGCGCTGGCTGACGCCAAAGCGGTGTTGTTCATCAACGATGACCAGGCCCAGTTTCTTGAATTGCACAGTGTCTTGTATCAGAGCGTGGGTACCTATCACCAGTTGCGCTTCGCCGGAGGTGATGAGGGCATTGGCAGCGTCTTTTTCTTTTTTCTTCAGGCCGCCGGTCAGCCAGGCTGTTTTTACACCCAGCGGTTCCAGCCAGGCAGCGATTTTCCTGAAATGCTGTTCGGCCAGAATTTCTGTCGGTGCCATCAGCGCTGCCTGAAAACCATTGTCTATGGCTTGTGCCGCCGCTAGTGCCGCAACAATGGTTTTGCCGCTGCCTACGTCGCCTTGCAACAGGCGTTGCATGGGGAAGGCTTCACGCAGATCATCGCGTATCTCGGCCAGCACTTTTTTTTGCGCCCTGGTCAGGGAAAATGGCAGGTTCAGCAGGAAAGCATTGCTGAGTTCACCGACCAGTGGCAGGGCATTTGCCCCTTTGCTGCGACGGGTGATTTGTGCACGCTTCAGCGACAATTGCTGGGCCAGCAGCTCATCGAATTTCATGCGTTCCCAGGCTGGATGTTCGCGTTCTATCAGGCTATGCTGATCGACATCTGGCGGTGGATTATGCAGTATGCGTATGCTGCTTTCAAAATCCTGCAAATGCAGGGCGGCCAGGCGTGCAGGCGACAGGGTGTCGCGCCAGTTGACGCGCGTCATGGCATTGGCAATGGCTTTGCGCAATAAGGCTTGTGGCACGCCTTCGCCGGAAGGGTAAACAGGCGTCAGCGCAGTCGGTAAAGGCGCGCCTTCATTGACGATCTTGTAATGTGGATGCACCATCTCTGCACCAAAGAAGCCATGGCGTAATTCGCCACGCGCCCGTACTCGCACGCCCACCGCCATTTGCTTGGTCTGGTTGCCATAAAAATTCAGGAAGCGTAGTACAACCTGGCCACTATCGTCGGCAATCGTCACGACCAGCTGGCGGCGCGGGCGATACTGTATATCGCAATCTGTGACCACGCCCTCAACCTGCACACTGCTGCCACCACGGAAAGAAGCATCGCGCATGCTGACGATTTCTGTTTCGTCTTCATAGCGCATGGGCAGGTGCAAGACAAAATCCATGTCCTTGCGCAAGCCCAGTTTGGCAAGTTTTTCACTTGCCTTGGCAGCGGTATTGGCCGGACTTTTGGCTTTCTTGACAGGCTTCTTGGTGCCGGACTCCGGCTGTGCATGGCCGCCAGCCATGGCTGCATCAGCTTGTGTATTCTTTAACTCTACGCTAGCACTTTGGTCTTCAGCGGCCATGAGGTGTAAAATGGTGGGTTTTGCTGTCAGCTTACTTTTTCAGGAAATTCACAAAACCTTGGGTTGCAGGCTGTTTGCCTGTGATCTTAACCGGGTTTGCTACGCTAGTGTGTATTCTACTGGTATTTTATACAGTGTAAAGTAGCTTTATGTCTGTTTTTCCTGTTTTACCCCCGTTTTTTGTAGAATTTTTGCATGCTTTACTCCCTAAGTGATTTTGATTTTGAACTGCCCGAAGCCCTGATCGCGCAAACACCTTTGCCCGACCGTACTGCTTCGCGCCTCTTGCATGTTGACGGCGATACGCTGGTAGACAGGCACTTTGCCGATATCATCAACCAGCTCAATGCCGGTGATTTGCTGGTCTTTAATGATACCCGTGTCTTGAAAGCCCGTTTCTTTGGCGTCAAGGAAAGCGGCGGCAAGATACAGATGCTGGTGGAGCGTGTATTGTCGAATAATGACAAGGAGCGCAGTGTGCTGGCACAGATGCGTGCGTCCAAGTCACCACTGCCAGGTAGCAAAATCCGCCTGGCAGACAGTTTTGATGTCGTCGTCGGTGAGCGTGTTGGTGAATTTTTCACCCTGTATTTCCCGTCAGATATCTTCACTTTACTGGAAACATTCGGTCGCCTGCCCTTGCCGCCATATATAGAACATGATGCCGACGACTTTGACGAGCAGCGTTACCAGACCGTGTATAACCGCGTGCCAGGTGCGGTTGCTGCACCAACGGCTGGCTTGCATTTTGACGAGGCGCTGTTGCAGCGTTGCCAGGACAAAGGCATAAAACTTGCCTATGTGACCCTGCATGTGGGCGCGGGCACCTTCCAGCCTGTGCGTACCGAAAATCTGGCAGATCACCAGATGCACAGCGAATGGTATACCGTGCCGGATGAGACCGTGACAGCCGTGCAGGCGACCAAAGCCGCTGGCGGCAAAGTGGTGGCGGTTGGTACCACCAGCATGCGTGCACTCGAGTCTGCTTCACAAACCGGGGCCTTGCTGGCAGGCAGCGATGACACCCGCTTGTTCATCACGCCGGGTTATGTATTCAAAACCGTGGACAGGCTTATCACCAATTTCCACTTACCAAAATCCACTTTGATGATGCTGGTATCGGCATTTGCCGGGTATGATCGCGTCCGCGGTGCTTATGCTCACGCTATCGCTCAACAATATCGTTTTTTCAGCTATGGCGATGCCATGCTGCTGACCAATTCCTCCGGGGAAGACCATGCTTGAATTTACACTCATTAAAAAAGATAAAACTACTGCCGCACGTCGTGGCCGTGTCAAAGTCAACCATGGTGAAATCGAAACGCCTATCTTCATGCCGGTGGGTACTTATGGCTCGGTCAAGGCCATGTCGCCGCTGG
It encodes the following:
- a CDS encoding patatin-like phospholipase family protein, which produces MSLSRVLLAIACLAASLFTFDSQAQVNGEVPNASPAANIQTTRPKVALVLSGGGARGFAHIGVLRALRKMRVPVDMVVGTSIGAVVGGAYAAGRSADELEQIVKDTDWDSVLADRPARYDLDFRRKEEDLMLPSRIEFAVTKSGVFLPPAAAGNAALENALTRLMPEGMRDQPVNQLALPFLSVASDLLTGEMVELNDTPC
- the rimJ gene encoding ribosomal protein S5-alanine N-acetyltransferase, with protein sequence MNKEAIATARLQLRVLMPEHASMMQQYLLLNRAHLAPWEPARDEDFFSLEKCEERLLASSRLMDAGLAMHFAVCQDQTMIGICNFSNIVRGAFHACHMGYAIAEQQQGQGYMQEAVRAGIAYMFQEQGLHRVMANYVPENQRSGALLERLGFEKEGYAKSYLKINGVWRDHILTALVNEDN
- a CDS encoding hydrogen peroxide-inducible genes activator encodes the protein MTLTELKYIVAVARQKHFGHAAEACFVAQPTLSVAIKKLEDELGVTIFERGGTEVSTTPLGAQIVAQAERVLEQTAAIKEIAKQNKDPLAGPFRLGVIYTIGPYLLPTLVKTMIQQVPQMPLVLQENFTVKLMELLRQGELDAAIMALPLPDQGMMIQPLYDEPFVVAMPKDHAWAGRDEVSAEELKSETMLLLGNGHCFRDQVLEVCPEMSRFSTTGDGIARTFEGSSLETIRHMVASGIGITVLPMASVPDMDAKDGMLRYLPFTAPAPDRRVVIAWRKSFTRQAAIEAIRKAVLACDLPGVTMLDEAASTQ
- a CDS encoding SDR family NAD(P)-dependent oxidoreductase, with the translated sequence MTIDFKGRVAIVTGAGGGLGREHALALAARGAKVVVNDLGGARDGSGGSSAAALAVVEEIRAAGGEAIANGASVTDFEAVQAMVAETMAQWGRIDILVNNAGILRDKSFAKMDIADFKLVLDVHLMGAVHCCKAVWAIMTEQKYGRIVMTTSSSGLYGNFGQSNYGAAKLALVGLMQTLALEGAKYDIRVNSLAPTAATRMTESLFPAEFLAALQPSDVVPAMLVLASEQAPSRAILCAGAGSFEAANITLTQGVWVGRGDDAPEQLAARLAEVRQRDGEAVPESGAAQGHLELTKAMSQSKG
- a CDS encoding GNAT family N-acetyltransferase, producing MNSSIREAHEHDASQVCEVLRLSITECCISDHQNDALILEKWLKNKTVPNLVAWINAEDSYSLVAESDASSGTQILGFSMMDNKGYISLCYVLKEALYSGIGKAMLTTMEERAKNLHLEKLRLNSTKSGLAFYMRNGFKVLEKKKSIFNLDSHVMEKILINS
- a CDS encoding N-acetyltransferase, translating into MLNIVDVDVNNPQHAKDLVSMLNMYALDPMGGGEALSDYAQANLITELKKRNTVRAILAYVNDQTAGFAICIEGFSTFACKSLLNIHDFAVHPDFRGKGIGNQMMQHLTALSEQLGYCKMTLEVLEGNTRAQNMYRAEGFAPYELNPEFGGAIIMQKKLK
- the recG gene encoding ATP-dependent DNA helicase RecG; protein product: MAAEDQSASVELKNTQADAAMAGGHAQPESGTKKPVKKAKSPANTAAKASEKLAKLGLRKDMDFVLHLPMRYEDETEIVSMRDASFRGGSSVQVEGVVTDCDIQYRPRRQLVVTIADDSGQVVLRFLNFYGNQTKQMAVGVRVRARGELRHGFFGAEMVHPHYKIVNEGAPLPTALTPVYPSGEGVPQALLRKAIANAMTRVNWRDTLSPARLAALHLQDFESSIRILHNPPPDVDQHSLIEREHPAWERMKFDELLAQQLSLKRAQITRRSKGANALPLVGELSNAFLLNLPFSLTRAQKKVLAEIRDDLREAFPMQRLLQGDVGSGKTIVAALAAAQAIDNGFQAALMAPTEILAEQHFRKIAAWLEPLGVKTAWLTGGLKKKEKDAANALITSGEAQLVIGTHALIQDTVQFKKLGLVIVDEQHRFGVSQRLNLANKTEAGKVPHQLMMSATPIPRTLAMTYYADLEVSIIDELPPGRTPIVTRVIDQNRRDEVIARVQAAGQEGKQVYWVCPLIEESETLQLQTATDTHTMLAEALPGLKVGLVHGRLKPAEKQATMEAFIRNDSQVLVATTVIEVGVDVPNASLMVIEHAERFGLSQLHQLRGRVGRGAAASVCLLLYQGPLGGTAKQRLATMRESNDGFEIARKDLELRGPGEFLGARQSGEAMLRFANLETDQWLVDKARNLADDLLKNDPVTVAAHLERWLGYKEEFLRV
- the queA gene encoding tRNA preQ1(34) S-adenosylmethionine ribosyltransferase-isomerase QueA encodes the protein MLYSLSDFDFELPEALIAQTPLPDRTASRLLHVDGDTLVDRHFADIINQLNAGDLLVFNDTRVLKARFFGVKESGGKIQMLVERVLSNNDKERSVLAQMRASKSPLPGSKIRLADSFDVVVGERVGEFFTLYFPSDIFTLLETFGRLPLPPYIEHDADDFDEQRYQTVYNRVPGAVAAPTAGLHFDEALLQRCQDKGIKLAYVTLHVGAGTFQPVRTENLADHQMHSEWYTVPDETVTAVQATKAAGGKVVAVGTTSMRALESASQTGALLAGSDDTRLFITPGYVFKTVDRLITNFHLPKSTLMMLVSAFAGYDRVRGAYAHAIAQQYRFFSYGDAMLLTNSSGEDHA